A genome region from Gigantopelta aegis isolate Gae_Host chromosome 3, Gae_host_genome, whole genome shotgun sequence includes the following:
- the LOC121368948 gene encoding early nodulin-75-like: MLPPLTLPPNMVFTPPEILMICDCFEFKSVVGFPSKTNTLEPNLRIHQIFKCLNGNMNTSLNITLWSTDEETDKPPNYTPPPNYTPPPNYTPPSNYTPPPSYTPPPSYTPPPNCTPPPNCTPPPKCTPPPSYTPPLNYTPPPNYAPPPKYTPPPNYTTPPNYTPPPSYTRHPATPRHRATRATQLHPATELHPATELHPASELHPAIELHPATELHPAIELHPATELHPASEIHPATELHSATELHPASELHPATELHPASYTPPPSYTPPPKYTPPPNYTPPPIYTPPIAEK; this comes from the exons ATGTTGCCCCCACTGACATTGCCTCCAAACATGGTGTTCACACCGCCGGAAATATTGATGATCTGTGATTGTTTCGAATTTAAAAGTGTTGTCGGATTTCCTTCGAAGACGAACACGCTGGAACCAAACTTGAGGATTCACCAGAT CTTCAAGTGTCTGAATGGCAACATGAACACTAGTTTGAATATCACCTTATGGTCCACAGATGAAGAGACTGACAAA CCACCGAACTACACCCCGCCTCCGAACTACACCCCGCCACCGAACTACACCCCGCCATCGAACTACACCCCGCCACcgagctacaccccgccaccgagctacaccccgccaccGAACTGCACCCCGCCACCGAACTGCACCCCGCCTCCGAAATGCACCCCGCCACcgagctacaccccgccactGAACTACACCCCGCCTCCGAACTACGCCCCGCCTCCTAAATACACCCCGCCACCGAACTACACCACGCCTCCAAACTACACCCCGCCACCGAGCTACACGCGCCACCCAGCTACACCCCGCCACCGAGCTACACGCGCCACCCAGCTACACCCCGCCACcgagctacaccccgccaccGAACTACACCCCGCCTCCGAACTACACCCTGCCATCGAACTACACCCCGCCACCGAACTACACCCGGCCATcgagctacaccccgccaccGAGCTACACCCCGCCTCCGAAATACACCCCGCCACCGAGCTACACTCCGCCACCGAACTACACCCCGCCTCCGAACTACACCCCGCCACCGAGCTACACCCCGcgagctacaccccgccaccGAGTTACACTCCGCCACCGAAATACACCCCGCCACCGAACTACACCCCGCCACCGATCTACACCCCGCCTATAGCGGAgaaataa